One stretch of Planococcus sp. PAMC 21323 DNA includes these proteins:
- the ilvC gene encoding ketol-acid reductoisomerase, producing MAKMYYNQDVNEQVLKGKTIAVIGYGSQGHAHAQNLKESGFDVVVGVRPGKSFEQAENDGMKVVTVKEAAEAADVIMLLVPDEKQTQIYNADIKPSLKAGKSLVFAHGFNVHFNQIVAPTDVDVFLVAPKGPGHLVRRTYEAGAGVPGLIAIHQDVSGQAKEVALAYAKGIGATRAGVLETTFKEETETDLFGEQAVLCGGVTSLVKAGFETLVEAGYQPELAYFECMHELKLIVDLMYEGGLSGMRYSISDTAQWGDFVSGPRIVDADTKARMKDVLTDIQTGKFAKGWLLENQLNRPEFTAIEKAEESHQIEQVGRELRAMMPFVNEGKKTKQKEVAANVTN from the coding sequence ATGGCAAAAATGTATTATAACCAAGACGTAAACGAACAGGTACTTAAAGGAAAGACAATCGCGGTAATCGGCTATGGTTCACAAGGTCACGCACACGCACAAAACTTAAAGGAATCTGGATTTGATGTAGTAGTTGGCGTACGTCCAGGTAAATCATTCGAGCAAGCAGAAAATGACGGCATGAAAGTAGTAACAGTAAAAGAAGCGGCAGAAGCGGCAGACGTAATCATGCTTTTAGTACCGGATGAAAAACAAACACAAATCTATAACGCAGATATCAAACCTTCATTAAAAGCAGGTAAGTCACTTGTTTTTGCTCATGGTTTTAATGTTCACTTTAATCAAATTGTTGCACCTACAGATGTAGATGTATTCCTAGTAGCTCCTAAAGGACCGGGACACCTTGTGCGTCGTACGTACGAAGCTGGTGCTGGCGTACCTGGGTTAATCGCTATCCACCAAGACGTGTCGGGTCAAGCTAAAGAAGTAGCACTTGCTTATGCAAAAGGAATCGGAGCTACACGTGCAGGTGTTTTAGAAACAACATTTAAAGAGGAAACGGAAACAGATCTATTTGGCGAACAGGCAGTTCTTTGTGGCGGTGTAACGTCTCTAGTAAAAGCTGGATTTGAAACGCTTGTAGAAGCTGGGTATCAGCCTGAACTTGCATATTTCGAATGTATGCACGAATTGAAATTGATTGTTGATCTAATGTATGAAGGTGGCTTGTCAGGAATGCGTTATTCAATTTCAGACACAGCACAGTGGGGAGATTTTGTATCAGGTCCACGCATTGTCGATGCAGATACAAAAGCGCGTATGAAAGACGTCCTTACAGATATCCAAACAGGGAAATTTGCAAAAGGCTGGTTGCTTGAAAACCAATTAAACCGTCCAGAATTCACAGCAATCGAAAAAGCAGAAGAATCACATCAAATCGAACAGGTTGGACGCGAATTGCGTGCGATGATGCCATTCGTTAACGAAGGCAAAAAGACAAAACAAAAAGAGGTGGCTGCTAATGTCACAAATTGA
- the ilvN gene encoding acetolactate synthase small subunit has product MKRVITTTVINQSGVLNRVTGLLMKRQFNIESISVGHTEQPGMSKMTFVVNVEDKGKLEQLLKQLQKQIDVIKVNDITDKAMVMRELALVKVVVPPAVRSEILSIVEPFRATVVDMSKNVTTFQVTGDPEKIEAFIDLMRPYGVKELTRTGVSAFVRETQKAQAPQLNIL; this is encoded by the coding sequence ATGAAGCGAGTTATTACAACAACAGTAATCAATCAAAGCGGAGTATTGAACCGCGTTACTGGATTACTGATGAAACGACAGTTCAATATCGAAAGCATCTCGGTTGGTCACACTGAACAGCCAGGCATGTCGAAAATGACTTTTGTCGTCAATGTTGAAGATAAAGGGAAATTGGAACAATTATTAAAGCAACTTCAAAAACAAATTGATGTTATCAAAGTAAACGATATTACAGATAAAGCAATGGTAATGAGAGAGTTGGCGTTGGTAAAAGTAGTCGTCCCACCAGCAGTCAGAAGTGAAATTCTCAGTATCGTTGAACCGTTCCGAGCAACAGTTGTAGACATGAGCAAAAATGTAACAACATTCCAAGTTACTGGCGACCCAGAGAAAATCGAAGCATTTATCGATTTGATGAGACCTTATGGTGTGAAAGAGTTGACCCGAACCGGAGTATCAGCTTTTGTCAGAGAAACACAAAAAGCTCAAGCACCACAATTAAACATACTTTAA
- the leuB gene encoding 3-isopropylmalate dehydrogenase, which yields MKKTIAVLPGDGIGPEVTDAAVKVLQSIAMRYGHTFHLKHAVIGGAAVDQFDNPLPEQTIEVCEASDAILLGAVGGTKWDNNPAHLRPEKGLLNIRKHFDLFANIRPVKAIPALLASSPLKEEVAKEVDMVIVRELTSGLYFGEPKRRSEKSAVDTLVYTREEIERIVNQAFEIARTRRGKVTSVDKANVLETSKLWREVVEERKAAYPDIEVEHMLVDSAAMKLITDPRTFDVVVTENMFGDILSDEASVITGSLGMLPSASVRSDGFGLYEPVHGSAPDIAGQNKANPSAAILSAAMMLKHSFGLHTEAAAIEQAVMGVLEDGYCTGDLAGSGKRVVSTEQYVTKVIEELEREFVSEHIMYSYV from the coding sequence ATGAAAAAAACAATAGCGGTATTGCCAGGAGACGGAATCGGACCAGAAGTAACAGATGCAGCGGTAAAAGTGCTGCAATCCATTGCAATGCGTTATGGACATACTTTTCATTTAAAGCACGCGGTAATCGGAGGTGCAGCGGTTGATCAATTTGACAATCCGCTTCCCGAGCAAACGATTGAAGTTTGTGAAGCGAGTGACGCGATTCTCCTTGGTGCGGTCGGGGGAACAAAATGGGATAACAACCCAGCTCATTTGCGTCCTGAAAAAGGGCTTTTGAACATCCGGAAGCATTTCGATTTGTTTGCAAATATTCGTCCAGTAAAAGCAATCCCGGCATTGCTAGCATCTTCCCCGTTAAAAGAAGAAGTAGCGAAAGAAGTAGATATGGTTATTGTTCGTGAATTGACGAGTGGATTGTATTTTGGTGAACCAAAACGTCGTTCTGAAAAATCGGCTGTGGATACTTTGGTTTACACGAGAGAAGAAATTGAGCGCATTGTGAACCAAGCGTTTGAAATCGCTCGAACTCGAAGAGGCAAAGTAACTTCTGTTGATAAAGCCAACGTACTAGAAACAAGTAAACTCTGGCGCGAAGTTGTAGAAGAACGCAAAGCGGCATATCCTGATATCGAAGTGGAACATATGCTAGTTGACTCAGCAGCAATGAAGCTAATCACAGACCCGCGGACTTTCGATGTTGTCGTAACAGAGAATATGTTTGGAGACATCCTGAGTGACGAAGCTTCTGTTATTACCGGTTCACTGGGGATGTTACCATCTGCTAGCGTTCGTTCAGACGGTTTTGGTCTTTACGAACCTGTACATGGTTCAGCACCTGACATCGCTGGGCAAAACAAAGCGAATCCATCAGCTGCTATTTTGTCAGCTGCGATGATGTTGAAGCATTCGTTTGGACTGCATACAGAAGCTGCTGCTATTGAACAAGCTGTAATGGGTGTGCTAGAAGATGGCTATTGCACAGGAGACTTGGCTGGTAGTGGGAAACGTGTGGTTTCAACAGAGCAATATGTAACAAAAGTGATCGAAGAGCTGGAAAGAGAATTTGTATCAGAACACATTATGTATTCTTATGTGTAA
- the ilvB gene encoding acetolactate synthase large subunit: MGVNVKVREEVKQESTGSGADVLIQSLKNQGVEIIFGYPGGAVLPIYDALHQNPIRHILARHEQGAIHAAEGYARVSGKTGVVLATSGPGATNLVTGIADAMLDSLPLVIFTGQVATSVIGTDAFQEADIVGITQPITKHNYQVKKVSDLPRIVKEAFYIASTGRPGPVLVDIPKNIATELFLTTKDEEEVNLPGYQPTTKPNFLQIQKAAQLLSQSKKPLILAGAGVLAAKATAELKTFSEQYQIPITNTLLGLGSISGEHELFLGMAGMHGTYTANTAICDCDVLLNIGARFDDRLTGNLAHFAPNAQVIHIDIDPAEIGKNVPTAIPIVADAREALNQLLDQAFESPDTTEWLAKLSVDKAEYPLQYHVKGREGILPQQAVELIHRLTKGDAVVTTDVGQHQMWAAQYYRFNNPHNWVTSGGLGTMGFGFPAAIGAQLAKPNEQVISIVGDAGFQMTLQELSLLQELRLPVKIVILNNQSLGMVRQWQETFYESRYSQSLMPVQPDFVKLAEAYNVKGYKVETMEEAEAVFTEAFNSNEPVLIDCRVIQLECVYPMVAPGKGLNEMIGVKGE; encoded by the coding sequence TTGGGAGTAAACGTAAAGGTTAGAGAAGAAGTTAAACAAGAATCAACAGGCAGCGGGGCAGATGTGCTAATTCAATCTTTGAAAAATCAAGGAGTAGAAATCATTTTCGGATATCCCGGAGGCGCGGTGCTACCAATTTACGATGCCTTGCACCAAAACCCGATACGGCACATATTGGCGAGACATGAACAAGGTGCAATCCACGCAGCTGAAGGTTACGCAAGAGTGTCAGGTAAAACCGGTGTTGTACTTGCTACATCGGGTCCAGGAGCAACGAATTTAGTGACGGGTATAGCTGATGCCATGTTGGATTCCTTGCCATTAGTCATCTTTACAGGACAAGTTGCAACTTCAGTAATTGGAACGGATGCATTTCAGGAAGCTGACATCGTCGGAATCACTCAGCCGATTACAAAACATAACTATCAAGTAAAGAAAGTATCGGATCTACCAAGAATTGTGAAAGAAGCATTCTACATCGCTTCTACCGGACGTCCGGGACCCGTTCTCGTAGACATCCCTAAAAATATAGCTACAGAATTATTTTTAACTACAAAAGATGAAGAGGAAGTAAACTTACCGGGGTATCAACCAACAACCAAACCAAACTTCCTACAAATACAAAAAGCTGCTCAATTATTGTCGCAATCGAAAAAGCCGTTAATCCTAGCGGGGGCGGGAGTGCTAGCAGCAAAAGCAACTGCAGAGCTTAAAACTTTTTCGGAACAGTATCAAATTCCAATTACCAACACGCTACTCGGACTGGGAAGTATCTCAGGGGAGCACGAACTATTCTTAGGAATGGCTGGAATGCACGGAACGTATACAGCGAACACGGCGATTTGTGATTGTGATGTGCTACTAAATATCGGTGCCCGGTTTGATGACCGGTTAACTGGAAATCTAGCTCACTTTGCACCAAATGCTCAAGTAATCCATATCGATATCGATCCTGCAGAAATCGGCAAAAATGTTCCAACAGCTATTCCGATTGTCGCAGATGCGAGAGAAGCGTTAAATCAATTACTCGACCAAGCTTTTGAAAGTCCAGACACAACAGAGTGGTTGGCAAAACTATCTGTAGATAAAGCAGAATATCCACTTCAGTATCATGTGAAGGGCCGAGAAGGAATTCTTCCTCAGCAGGCTGTGGAATTGATTCATCGTTTGACTAAAGGAGATGCTGTAGTAACGACGGATGTCGGTCAACATCAAATGTGGGCGGCACAATATTACCGCTTTAACAACCCGCATAATTGGGTAACTTCAGGTGGTTTAGGTACGATGGGCTTTGGTTTTCCGGCGGCTATTGGAGCACAGCTAGCAAAACCAAATGAACAAGTTATTTCCATTGTAGGAGATGCCGGCTTCCAAATGACGTTGCAAGAGTTGTCATTACTCCAAGAACTACGCCTTCCGGTAAAAATTGTTATTTTAAACAATCAAAGCCTTGGAATGGTAAGACAATGGCAAGAAACATTTTACGAATCGCGTTATTCCCAGTCACTAATGCCTGTTCAACCTGATTTTGTTAAGTTGGCTGAAGCTTATAACGTTAAAGGTTATAAAGTAGAGACGATGGAAGAGGCAGAGGCAGTTTTTACAGAAGCATTTAATTCAAACGAGCCGGTCTTGATCGATTGCCGCGTAATTCAATTGGAATGCGTGTATCCAATGGTTGCACCTGGAAAAGGCTTGAATGAAATGATCGGAGTGAAAGGCGAATGA
- a CDS encoding 2-isopropylmalate synthase, whose amino-acid sequence MSQIDIFDTTLRDGEQSAGINLNTAEKIEIARQLERLGVTIIESGFPASSPGDFDAVQRIAGTVKNSIVTGLARSIQSDIDRTWEALKGAEQPHIHIFLATSPIHMETKLFKTPEQVVELAVESVKYARKFFPLVQWSAEDASRSDPEFLAHIIRKVIEAGATTINLPDTVGYATPHEYGAMFKYMTDNVAGIEKVKLSAHCHNDLGMATANTLAAIENGATQIEGTINGIGERAGNVALEEIAVALHIRKQIFNIETGIKLNEIKRTSQLVSQLTGSLIQPNKAVVGKNAFAHESGIHQDGMLKNPLTYEIITPELIGDAATELVLGKHSGRHAFKDRAVKMGFDLTEEKLNKAFVEFKKLADSKKQIVEADLYVLLTDQQIHDNETPVYKLESVQVQYGTANIPTATASAYHPNGELINEAATGAGSVEAIFNTLERIVEGEVHILDYRVTSIGKGRDALGEAVINMSYNGETVTGRDVAQDVLEATAKAYLNAVNRQIVQVGKKVRIPAI is encoded by the coding sequence ATGTCACAAATTGATATTTTCGATACGACATTGCGAGACGGAGAACAGTCGGCCGGGATCAACTTGAATACAGCAGAGAAAATCGAAATCGCCCGCCAGCTTGAACGTTTGGGAGTGACGATTATCGAATCAGGATTTCCTGCTTCATCCCCGGGAGATTTTGATGCTGTGCAACGCATTGCAGGCACAGTAAAGAATTCAATTGTAACGGGCCTTGCTCGTTCGATCCAAAGTGACATTGACAGAACGTGGGAAGCGTTAAAAGGAGCGGAACAACCGCATATCCATATCTTTTTAGCGACATCCCCTATTCATATGGAAACAAAATTATTTAAAACACCCGAGCAAGTGGTTGAACTGGCTGTGGAATCGGTAAAGTATGCGCGTAAGTTCTTCCCGCTCGTCCAGTGGTCGGCGGAAGATGCTTCTCGTTCAGACCCTGAGTTCCTAGCACATATTATTCGTAAAGTAATTGAAGCGGGAGCAACAACTATTAATCTTCCGGATACGGTTGGTTATGCGACACCTCATGAATACGGTGCGATGTTCAAATACATGACCGACAATGTAGCAGGAATTGAAAAAGTAAAACTATCTGCGCATTGTCATAATGATTTGGGAATGGCGACAGCGAATACGTTAGCAGCTATCGAGAATGGTGCAACGCAAATTGAAGGAACGATCAATGGAATCGGAGAACGTGCTGGTAACGTTGCGCTTGAAGAAATTGCTGTTGCCTTGCATATCCGCAAACAGATTTTCAATATCGAAACAGGCATCAAACTAAATGAAATTAAACGTACAAGCCAATTGGTGAGTCAATTGACAGGTAGCTTGATTCAACCGAACAAAGCTGTAGTTGGTAAAAATGCGTTTGCTCATGAATCTGGTATCCACCAAGACGGCATGTTAAAAAATCCGTTGACGTACGAAATCATTACACCGGAATTGATTGGCGACGCAGCAACTGAATTGGTACTAGGTAAACATTCGGGGCGTCATGCTTTTAAAGATCGTGCTGTAAAAATGGGCTTTGATTTGACAGAAGAAAAGTTGAATAAAGCATTTGTTGAATTTAAAAAACTAGCAGATAGCAAAAAACAAATCGTAGAAGCGGATTTGTATGTATTGCTAACCGATCAACAGATTCACGATAACGAAACACCGGTTTACAAACTAGAAAGCGTTCAAGTGCAATACGGCACAGCGAACATTCCAACAGCTACAGCTTCTGCTTATCATCCAAATGGTGAGTTAATTAACGAAGCAGCTACGGGAGCAGGTTCTGTTGAAGCGATTTTCAACACGCTCGAGCGAATTGTAGAAGGTGAAGTTCATATATTGGACTACCGAGTGACCTCTATTGGTAAAGGACGCGATGCATTGGGTGAGGCAGTTATCAACATGAGCTACAACGGAGAAACAGTTACAGGTCGAGACGTTGCACAAGATGTATTAGAAGCAACGGCAAAAGCATACTTAAATGCAGTCAATCGTCAAATTGTTCAAGTAGGTAAGAAGGTTAGAATCCCAGCCATTTAA
- the ilvE gene encoding branched-chain-amino-acid transaminase, which produces MNEQVIYMNGEFVKKEDAKISVYDHGFLYGDGVFEGIRSYNGNVFRLEEHLERLYDSAKSVMLEIPHTFDEMVEIVVRTLRENKFKDAYIRLIVSRGVGNLGLDPYSCSHPSVIVIAEPLSLFPKSMYDTGLEIVSVATRRSRSDVLSPKVKSLNYMNNILVKLEANLAGVSEALMLNDQGYVAEGSADNIFIVRKNKIITPPGYVGALEGITRNAIIDIANQKGYDIQEGVFTRHDVYVADEVFLTGTAAEVISVVKVDGRVIGEGKPGPVTNDLLVSFRELVQNDGVKVYSDQLNVV; this is translated from the coding sequence ATGAATGAACAAGTAATTTATATGAATGGTGAATTCGTGAAAAAGGAAGACGCTAAAATTTCAGTTTATGACCACGGTTTTTTATACGGTGATGGAGTATTCGAAGGAATACGTTCTTATAACGGAAATGTCTTTCGACTGGAAGAACATCTTGAGCGACTTTACGATTCAGCAAAATCTGTGATGCTCGAGATTCCACACACTTTTGATGAAATGGTTGAAATTGTTGTCCGCACTTTGAGAGAAAATAAGTTTAAAGATGCTTATATCCGACTTATTGTTTCACGAGGAGTAGGTAACCTTGGATTAGACCCTTATAGTTGTTCGCACCCTAGTGTAATCGTAATCGCCGAACCTTTATCGCTGTTTCCAAAATCAATGTATGACACGGGATTAGAGATTGTTTCTGTAGCTACACGAAGAAGCAGATCGGACGTATTAAGCCCGAAAGTTAAATCATTAAATTACATGAACAATATTCTAGTGAAGCTTGAAGCTAATTTAGCAGGTGTTTCTGAAGCTCTTATGCTAAATGATCAGGGCTATGTAGCTGAAGGTTCAGCAGACAACATCTTTATTGTTCGCAAAAATAAAATAATCACACCTCCAGGTTATGTAGGAGCCCTTGAAGGAATTACGCGTAACGCAATTATAGACATAGCGAATCAAAAAGGGTATGACATTCAAGAAGGTGTCTTCACAAGACATGATGTGTATGTAGCAGACGAAGTTTTCCTGACAGGAACGGCTGCTGAAGTTATCTCCGTAGTAAAAGTAGACGGTCGAGTAATTGGCGAAGGAAAGCCAGGACCGGTTACAAACGACTTGCTAGTATCATTTAGAGAACTTGTTCAAAATGATGGCGTAAAAGTATACTCAGATCAATTAAATGTAGTTTAA